A region of Dictyostelium discoideum AX4 chromosome 1 chromosome, whole genome shotgun sequence DNA encodes the following proteins:
- the gatB gene encoding glutamyl-tRNA amidotransferase B subunit (Similar to Gln): protein MNYLNKINKINNKLFYSTTSSSNGIKNVVINNKDYLKSLKTNEIWELIVGIEVHAQTKTKEKLFSNSLNIGSMEGFKANSRVSFVDAAFPGALPVLNDKCVEQAIKTGLSIGGTINRYSFFDRKHYFYQDLPQGYQITQLTEPIVKGGSIELELSDGRQHQIRISHIQLEQDSGKSIHDLHPTKSLVDLNRAGIGLMEIVSHADFTSSEQVGCYIQKLQHLLKHIGSSDANMQFGEMRCDVNISVHKPNTEFGTRVELKNMISAKAIVSSIDSEAIRQIDLLENQNKIQRETRGFNQETGETYHLRTKEDEVDYRFFPDPDLPPLIISSERIETIKQQLGELPQDMKKRLIKQYSLTNYDAELLIQDQSIAKFFENSIIFNQNHNQKQRDIKKILNFLLRDIFSWLNSNNIQDFNSIINENQLSIEKFTQLLDLIEQGYISSNIGKTILFQILNGSDNRSPKDLIDSQGLSQISDDSLLDQLVQQLVENHPNEVTEYHQGKQRVYKFFMGEIMKKTKGRSNPEIVNNLLKKYLDLKKK from the coding sequence atgaattatttaaataaaattaataaaattaataataaattattttatagtacaacaagtagtagtaatggaattaaaaatgttgtaattaataataaagattatttaaaaagtttaaaaacaaatgaaatttGGGAATTAATAGTTGGTATTGAAGTGCATGCACAAACCAAAACTAAAgagaaattattttcaaatagtttaaatattGGATCAATGGAAGGATTTAAAGCAAATTCACGTGTAAGTTTTGTAGATGCAGCATTTCCAGGTGCATTACCagtattaaatgataaatgtGTTGAACAAGCCATTAAAACTGGATTATCAATTGGTGGAACCATTAATAGATATAGTTTTTTCGATCGTAAACATTACTTTTATCAAGATTTACCACAAGGTTATCAAATCACTCAATTAACCGAACCAATAGTTAAAGGTGGATCGATCGAATTGGAATTAAGTGATGGTAGACAACACCAAATTCGTATATCACATATACAATTGGAACAAGATAGTGGTAAATCAATTCACGATTTACATCCAACCAAATCATTGGTTGATTTAAATCGTGCTGGTATCGGGTTAATGGAGATTGTATCACATGCAGATTTCACATCGAGTGAACAAGTTGGTTGTTATATTCAAAAACTTCAACATTTACTTAAACATATTGGTAGTTCAGATGCAAATATGCAATTTGGTGAAATGCGTTGCGATGTAAATATATCAGTTCATAAACCAAATACTGAATTTGGTACACgtgttgaattaaaaaatatgataTCTGCTAAAGCAATAGTTTCAAGTATCGATTCTGAAGCAATTCGTCAAATTGACCTAttagaaaatcaaaataaaattcaacgTGAAACTCGTGGTTTTAATCAAGAAACTGGTGAAACCTATCATTTACGTACAAAAGAAGATGAAGTCGATTATAGATTTTTCCCTGACCCTGATTTACCACCATTAATCATCTCTAGTGAAAGAATTGAAACAATTAAACAACAATTGGGTGAACTACCACAAGATatgaaaaaaagattaatcaAACAATATTCATTAACAAATTATGATgcagaattattaattcaagaTCAATCAATTgcaaaattttttgaaaattcaattatatttaatcaaaatcataatcaaaaacaaagagatattaaaaaaattttaaactttttattacGTGATATTTTCTCTTggttaaattcaaataatattcaagattttaattcaattataaatgaaaatcaattaagTATTGAAAAGTTTACACAATTGttagatttaattgaacaaGGTTATATCTCAAGCAATATTGGTAAAACtattctttttcaaattttaaatggttCTGATAATAGATCACCAAAAGATTTAATAGATTCTCAAGGTTTATCTCAAATCTCTGATGATTCATTATTGGATCAATTGGTTCAACAATTGGTTGAAAATCATCCAAATGAAGTAACTGAATATCATCAAGGTAAACAAAGAGtttataaattctttatgggtgaaattatgaaaaaaacTAAAGGTAGATCAAATCCtgaaattgttaataatttattaaaaaaatatttagatttaaaaaaaaaataa
- a CDS encoding RNA recognition motif-containing protein RRM, which produces MDLNKAPPSRVLFVKDIPQRVSYDAFENLFKSLPGYLMMRRKPHFAFVEFKDREFATMAMIKFTGYKIRDNRDSYSYNNSSSSSSSYHHNDSYNSSSGSSRHHHSHSNGGDRGRDRGYSKDYNNSSSSSNRRKEMDDEDDLKSIDYKDRTSKSSSSSPPYSSSSSSPLSSSPLPSHYYQDRKRIRSEDYYPRSSSSSSSSSLYSSSDRYHDSYRSTPSSSSSSYLIPTSSIPLSSSNYHLPPSSTSLSSSHYHGGSALPPQSSISTTGMPCSTLFVSNLPKDVTERELSILFRFMRGFVGIRLINKEGKLPMCFCDFIDTQSSMFALEFLQGFRMDASDISSSISIEFDKANHKSR; this is translated from the exons atggatttaaataaagCACCTCCATCAAGggttttatttgtaaaagaTATCCCACAACGTGTATCATACGACgcttttgaaaatttatttaaaagtttacctggttatttaatgatgagaaga AAACCTCATTTTGCTTTTGTAGAATTTAAAGATAGAGAGTTTGCAACAATGGCAATGATCAAATTTACTGGATATAA AATTAGAGATAATAGGGATAGCtatagttataataatagtagtagtagtagtagtagttatCATCATAATGATAGctataatagtagtagtggtagtagtagacATCATCATAGTCATAGTAATGGTGGAGATAGAGGTAGAGATAGAGGTTATAGCaaagattataataatagtagtagtagtagtaatagacGAAAAGAAAtggatgatgaagatgatttaaaatcaatagaTTATAAAGATAGAACAtctaaatcatcatcatcttcaccaccatattcatcatcatcatcttcaccattatcatcttcaccaTTACCTTCACATTATTATCAAGATAGAAAAAGAATTCGTTCTGAAGATTATTATCCaagatcatcatcatcctcatcatccTCATCTTTGTACTCTTCAAGTGATAGATATCATGATAGCTAT agATCAAcaccatcttcatcttcatcatcatatttAATACCTACAAGTTCAATACCACTTTCTTCATCAAATTATCActtaccaccatcatcaacatcattatcatcatcacatTATCATGGTGGTTCAGCATTACCACCTcaatcatcaatttcaacaacagGTATGCCTTGTTCAACATTATTTGTatcaaatttaccaaaaGATGTAACAGAGAGagaattatcaatattatttagatttatGAGAGGTTTTGTTGGAATTCGTTTAATCAATAAAGAAGGAAAATTACCAATGTGTTTTTGTGATTTCATTGATACTCAATCCTCAATGTTTGCTTTAGAATTTTTACAAGGTTTTAGAATGGATGCTTCTGATATTTCTTCAagtatttcaattgaatttgataaagcAAATCATAAAtcaagataa